TAATACCTTAAGTAAAGATATTAGGAATAAAAATTCGTACTTCAAAGCAGAAAcgagtaaaattttattcgaataataaattcATACGTACTGTAATTTATTCCATAAAACAGTTGAATTTGTATCCCTTCGTTGCCAAATTCTAATTTCTACGattgaattatttatttctattcaaCAGGTAACGAGCAAACGACcgtttatcttttattcgttattcgaatctTTTATCTAGATACAAATTTCGATCATCTCTGCTTCAAAGAACTTTGACCTCGTACATATTTCCGAAAGCAATTCTTGACTAAACCTAAACCCTTTTTGCGACTGACCTCTCGTTACAAGGTACCATTTAGCACAAAAAATTTAGTTTCAAAACCGTCGAACCAAACACGGGCAAAGAAAAACACTGATTTTGTGGTTACTTTTTTCCCGCGATTTTTATGCATCGTGTGAAGGTCAACGTTCACATTTTGTGCTACAGTTTATGGCATAAAACCGTGATGGCTAATGAAGAAGGGAAAGGGCCCAAAAGAATTGTGATTCGAAAGACACCGAGTCGTACATCCAGAATATCACCTTTCGAAAATTACACactctttaatttaaaaatcactTCAGAAAAATACAGGTTCAACTAAATGAATTCTAGATGGCGCTGTGCTTGTCACTTAATTTTTACGAGAAACATCTCGACTGCTTTGCGTATGCAAATGCCGGAGGAAAATCCGACAAGAATCGAGCTACTTTAACGCTTAACTCCAGTTACAGTATTGTTTCACGGAACAACGTGCTCCGAAACACGAACGATATCCGGTACAAAGTGCGGATACtattaatacaaaaataaactAAAGGCATACGTTACTTGTATGTATAACCATTCGTTTCACGCAACGGACGATATCAGATTTTTGATCTTATCAAGAGCTACGTAAATTAATAGAGAAAAGAACGTACTACGAACATTTAAACCGTCCACTTGTTAATTGTTAGTTTGCTTTCGCAGCTGACGATGTATTACGTGCAATATCGTTTTCGTTCGTGCTCGTTATAGGAATTTCTTACCTCGAATGCAATAAGTTTGTGTATATTCACGTATCACTGTCGCACATCACACTATGTCACTTGTGTCTTTCTCGCAATAAAATTTACTTGTCTCTTTCACTTGTATAAACTTGTCAAGATATCGATATGTCCGTTCTATCGATCTCGATAACGCAGATCGGTTGTCACCGTAATAAGTCGACTGAACTCGACACGGTGTAATATTTGCAATCGAGTTCGTTATTATCTACGCTACTACATTTTTTAATTCGTAAATAATATAGAAAaaatcaaacaagaaaaaactatACATTATAACCGTGTAAATATTTTGCTGAAAGAAACAGGGAAGGAAGAAAGGGAAACGAAAAAGTAACGACGCTACAAAACGTTTACGTAATTAGTTTGCAATCGGTTGGACTTTGAGGATCGAATGCAAAAAAAAATGTACATCTAGAAAATAATGTTTCTTGGTATTTTATACATGTTTtaacgtatatgtatatgtacacaTGTACCCAGACGTGTACGTATGTACATACGCGTACAAGCGAAATATATTACGAGCCTACGGTGTTAAGTTAAACttctaaaaaaagaaagaaaaacacggTATCATGATCAAAGTGATGGTAGAAACACTCCATATATGCAATCCTTAAGCTAAAAATTGTTCTTCCGTTTTACAATTTGTACTGTCGCATAAACTTTACAACTTTAATGAAATACTTAACTTTGGATAATATTTGGAACGCCGACGAGTATTCATTTCTCGGGTTTACGGTTCGATTCGTTCCTTTTCGCCTCGTCGCAAAACGAAAGAGTACGATGACACAGATTTCAAGTAGCCGCGTAAAAACCTTTCCACGAAAATGTCATTTCGTCGAGGTAGGTCGTTACCTTTGTGCCTTAACGTTACAATTAGAAAAAGAGAGCACAACACgcgcacgaaaaaaaaaaaaacgacgaaGAGTGGAGCCACGTAACCGGACGCCATCCTCGAATGCTGAACACGTTCTATCGTCTACCAACGGTAACTGACGCCCAAAACTGCATTCTTGCTTTTACACCATATATCGCAACGGTACAGAAACGTACGGTTTATGTAATCTCACTGTAAAATTTACACCTGTTTCCCATGCACGCGAAATCTGTACAAACACGTGTATTCGAGTTGTCCGTGATTGCTGTGAACCCTTAACTCGACGTATTCGTAAGGCTTCTCGATCGTCGTGTTCTacgcacgaaaaaaaaaaagaaaaatataccaTTTTGAAGTTTATTTCTAACGGACTCGAACGAAACCTGGCATTTATAACGTGCGTAGTAAATGAATTCGACTTACTTGAACGGGGAAATATTGCAAACTGTCGTCTGTGGCTGCGAATTCGTAGTCACCGAACATCACAGGCTCAGCGTCATTTTCATCAACGAAACCCTGTGGCACGGACAATTAGCCAAACCATAATAAATAAAGAACAAATAAGAATCGATTCAcacacgtacccagacattgaaCTTTCTCGGGGCACTCCTCATTTCTCCATTGGGTAAAATTGATTTGGGTGCATGCTCGACCGTGAATCCAGTAACGTATATGAAACTGCGTAGTTTGATTAACAGATAACCTGGGAATCCTTGGAACGCCCAACAAGCGCCCGGTTGTATTGGATTCCCTTGTATCACCGTTCGAGGATTGTTGTTTTCGTGGTACAGTGTAAACGCCAGCACTTTGAAAGCTCGCGTTTTTATATCGTATTTCTGTGTGCAACGTGTACTGATAATCTGACCACCTGCGTAACAACGATGTTAGCTCTATCAAGGTCGAAATGTGGATTATCGAAACGATCGCTAGGTTTACTACAACTTACCAGCTGTCTCTAAAGCGTAGTCGACGCGTCCCGTTTTATCTGCATCGTATATCCTTAAAGCGTTCCTAACTATTTCTTGCATACGCTCGATTGTCACAACATTGTCGTTACCTTCCCACGATTCGTCTTGAACTGTAATATTATGTAATTGTAACGCGCATGGCTAATTCCAATTCCTCGATTCGACATGCACATAATTTAAGGAACATCAGCTTACGCGTTTTCGGATCTTTTACGTCGCCCGCGACCATGGAATTTTTAATGACATTGATCGTTTTCTTATTCACGATCGTTTCGATGCGTTTCTCCAAGTCATCGTTATTGATTACACTTACGTGGGTGTTACAGCACGATTTTAACTCCGAATAAAGTTCCTTTAACGTTTTCAATTGCAATTTAATGGCTTCGATTTCGTGAGCATGCGTATCGCCGAACGCGTGTCCCTCTAAATTCTTTTCCAATAGTACCACCTTATTCTGGAAGAAACGACGTATGGTTCAATCTCAGTCGAAACTGTTGCAAACGGTTCCTTTCTACTTACGTTGTATTCCGACCAAACAAAGTCGCTTTCCTTCAATTTCTCGAGCGTTCTACTAATATTTAAAAGACGATTCTGCACACGTTCAACGTTTAATTATTATAGAATTCATAAAGCGAAAGGTAGATTAATGATATCTTATCTTAGAGATCTGCGCAAAATTCTTACGGTATGGTCGATTGTTCGATGCTCTAAACTGTTGATTCTGCTGTTTAATTTCTCCGCGATCGACGTAAAATCGCCCTCCTTCTCGAAATATTCCTCTCCGAGCGATTGTAGTTTATCCGCTGCAAACAGATCCGAGGCTTTCTCGGATTGTCGCGTTACGATTTTAGTTGGTAGAAACGACGTTGAAAGATACGGTAGGCACCAAGAACCTGAAAAATGAGTGTGTAGAGTTTGTTAAGTCTTGACGGTCTTATGATTCGATACAGCTACCGAGAGAAGGATAGACGAAGGGACTCACCATTACGATGACATCAAGATATCGATCATGTCCATATTCCCCGTCAAGAACGAATACTCCAATTTTACATcgccagtgaagcaatcctactCCATCTATCCTTCTCCCGTCTTTTAATTTATCCATTCGCTAGACTTcattaattacaataaatttcTGTTTTACACATACTGTATTAAAATGTTACAAACGTCATTCTAATGAAAGCAAATTTTAACAAACGCGTTCAACGGTGTATGAACGTGTTTTTACAGATACCACAGCACCAAGCATACGTAAAGATAacttttcaatgttgttcttatTATTACAGCAGACATACATATTCACGTGATGAAATTACgtcaaattataaaaaatatcgtACATGAATGCATATATGTACAAATATTCCTATATATGTACACATACGCACACATACAAACACATGATACGACAGTACGCGTTCACTTCgacaatatttataatttcgGATTAGTAAATGCAATATGTAAGTTACCAAAGTACCATATTTGGTTAGTAAATTATGCGAACATCAACAATAGgacaccaaaatattaaacagAAGATTAGTAAGCGCATTTTACGAACGCAACGCTGATTACAATGCTGAACATAGcaacaataataaaatgaaGAATCTAGAGAAATGCAAGTAAAACAATTCTATCTAAGTGCCGTGTTATTACGAAATACATATAAAGAAAGGAATAAATGAACGTTAGTGAAAAATAGATCTCGCGTGGAAACAATTTATCCCGACGGTTAATCAATTTATATTCCAACCAATGCTAGGTGGCATCTCGGGTAAAGACACGTTCACACTAGGTATTAGATATACCGGTAAATTTTTCAGTTTCTTTATGTGTTCGATAAATAAATCGTTTTTTGAGCATGCTAAATTAATTATATCGTTAAAGATGCGATAGCTCGTCTCGGAGATATCATAGGGAATATTGTGCAGCGAATCCAGATGGATAACGGACTGTTTTTTCACGATGTAAAGccctgaaacaaaaagaaaaacaaacgcCAGGATAGGTTTCGCCGATCTCCCCGAAGATGCCACGGCAAAAACTCGATTACGTAGACGAACTCGATAGATAAGAGAATATGAATATGAGAACATATATTTCGTTATCGGTGAATCTCTTGAAATGACTTAATCGAAATTTACCAGTCAAAAGAAGCAATGGCAATAGAGCGATCCAAAGGATCAGAGGGCTCCTCTGTTGCGTCCATCTTCTAATACTGGAAAACCGGCTTAACAGCCACGAATCAAAGCAGAATACTTTAACCATAAACAGGTAAACATACTGCAAGCAACGATCAACGCGTTGCCACCAGATTTTATACTTTGCCGGTTCTGTAATTGAAGACAATTAATATTCATACAAATAAATTTCTCGTCCCGCGTGATGTCGTATCAAATACATTCACGCGTTCCATAGATATTAATAATCCAATAATACCGTATCTCTGATATTCATAAGTAGCACGATATTCTCTTCTCCTAACCGTCTTGAGCTTTAGAAATTCAAGTACTTTATTGAACCCATAGACAATAGTAGCTACGAAACTTAGGAAATATTGCGTTATTTTTCTCCCCTCGTTGTACTTGCTCGATATCGATACTGCATCTTCCAATTCCGTATCGGAGTCGATGGAAGTTGTAACACCGTACTTTCGAGAGTCTGTATGTTTCAATGGCGTAGCAGAATGCATTAATTGTCTGATACAaacagaaacaaaaaaaaaacaaaaaaatagttAAAAGGAATTGATTTCTTTTAGATATCGAGTACCCGACATACCCGTGCTTAAACGAACTACAAACCTTGGTCCCGAATTCGTTGAACTCCTAGGAACTGTGTAAACTACTTCTCTATGCGAGTGATACTGTTCGACGTGCTTTTTTGTATATTGATGCCGAGATCGCGTATTAAGATTAGAAGCGTGTAGTTCTGACGGCAATACGCTACTTTCGTCCATTACTTCTGTCTAATGAGAATAGTGACTAGATTATTAAAAGTGAATCGTATAACACGACCAGCCGTATCGTTTTCGTTGTTAGTTGACGGATCAAAATTTGCTTAAAGTTGAAGGGAGATAGATCACCGAGGAAATCCCGAGTCCCTTTCTTTTGAAAAGTACAAGTGAGACAGAGGTGAATAACACGGCACACTGACGTCACGGTCGGTGTGAAAACAAAAATATACTTGACCGCCGGGGCAAGCCAGTTCTGGCGAATATAGCAACCGATCAACTTCCAAAGCATTACTGTACAGTGCATTACAGATAGGGTACAGTACTTTCCAACTAGCAATCAACAATGAAACTAATAGGGGCGGTCACGTTACGCGGTTCGCGTTGTACATTAAAAAATCTTCGTTCTTGTACTGTACTTACTTTACGACTTTGTGCGTTTGTTTCTTTGTCTTCTTCGTTACTCGTCGATACGTATACACCGCTTTCCGATAGTTCTTGCGATAACCGATTAGAAGTGTCCGAATCCGAGTGTATAGAGCGCCGCGACATGTTTGGCATTGCTAATACACCAGGTGCTATTTCGTAACGACAGTGAGACTTTTCCGAGTAAGTGTAGTCCGTCTTTGGGAACACGCTGAAACGTTTGCCAAATATGAATATGATGCCAAAATCTCTCGAAAGAAATTTCAACAAACATATGAGCTTATAGTATTAGAAATACGTACTTCCACCAATCGCCAGCTTGTTTGTAAATTTCATGCGCGGTTGTTGGTCTTTTAGGCACGTCTTCTCGTTTCTCTTCCTCCGAGGAATAATCGCTAGTTACCGTCCTACGAGGAGAGCTACTTTTGTACCGCGTCtcaatttttcgattaaaaGAATTATCCTTCTCGTTTTGTCCATTTGTAAATATATCCCTTTTCACTTTCTGTCGTTCACACCTACGCTCCATCTTTCTCGTAGGATTTTCAGGCCGCTTACTTTGACTCTCTACATAAGACCTTGTTCTGTCAGCTTCCTCATCCTTTTCTATTATCGTATCTATAGTATGTTCGTACGTTTTACTGCTACTACTAGGCCTAAAACAATATTAAGGTTAGAACCAAGAATCCAATGGCGACAGACATAGTTTCTACTTACAAGGATCTAGAACCAGACCGTCTGCTACTTGTGGATTCCGCGGGAGTATGAGACCTTTCCCTACTCCGATTTCGTAAATCATAATGGTGTTCGAGAGTTTCTGGTTCTATCAAGGCACGACCGAGGACCAAAGGAGTCTGAGAGCGTGATCTGCTACCGCTTCTTAATTCATAATGCCGCTGTTCATTCTCCatagccctacagaaaaataaaaatgtatatgCTAGCCAAGAAAAGTTGATAGAAACTGATATTCAAAGGAGATCTGCGCGATCTTAAAGACTATAATCCCCTGTCGCGTGCCTAACAttgctaaaaataatttctcccaGCTGAAAGACATCCATTCAAAGTCCTTCCCTGTTGACTCCTATTTCAGGCACAGTTATACTTTCCGTCCCTTTCGCTCCCGTCGATTCTAATTTTTTTGAAAGGGACCTCCCATAGCGCGCCCGATCAAGGCTCAACGCGCGCCTACCGAAACATTATACGTATCGCGTATACATATGACACGAAATTGCATGCTTTCGTTCCAACTCCTTCACTTCGCGCCGCGTAAACGACATACACGTATGTAGGAAGCGTGATAGACGAACCGATCTCGTTTATATCTCAAAACATTCGTACAGTATGTAGGCTACTCGGTAAGACGGATAAATCTCGGTAACACACTTACGAAATAACTGACACAATTTGAAACAGTTTTTATAACAACGGCTTTTAACATTTAAATTCTACGGCGATACGACGAACGCGTTAACTAAGTATCTCACGACATAATCTCAACGTTCAGTTTTTCTGAAAACATTTCTATTTATAGAAAACTCACCGACACTGTATGAAAGAAACTCGCGATTCTTTCTAAATGATTCGATGTGTCGTGCATTCAGGAAGACACGGTATTGTTCGTTGTGCAAATAAAAGTTACACGATACGATACTTTTCCGTCTTTGCTTTAAACTGTTTGTCAACACTTACACACTCCGCGGAGATTAGCAAATGCAAGCATGCAACGCGTAGAAAATGATGAACAGTCGTACTTACGTGCGCGCGCATCTTACGATGATTCATCCTACGTAGCTCTCACCGTTCTAATGCTCCGCAAATGGTTATCAAAATCACAGACAACGTGTACCCAGTGTATGTACGCGCGTACGAAGCGTAAGATGTTTGCACCACGACGACCACGTTTCTAACCAGGAGTCACTGTTCTCAAACGTAGAGTGCGCAACAAAGCTATGCACAGGGACTCGCATATGCTATTAATTTGTTGTAAGATCGGTACGTTAGCTCGCGCGACAAGAACTTCCCTACGTGGTAAGTCTACTTTACTCGTTGTCTGTGGCACTTTTTATCGTTGCTcgcgatctgtgcaacgagcgcGGCTCGACCAAACAACGGACACGTGTTTTCTTATGTTCCAGTTTGAATAAGTCGAGCAACATGTTTGCACAGATGGAAATAAAACAACAATTGAAAGAGTTGTTAACATTGAAACGTAGTGGAGAATTGGACGCggataacaaatttttaaatccgAAAGACGAATGTTCTTGGCGGGATTCTGTTACTTATGATTGTTTAGAACGTTATGTGCAACATCACGACGATGAAGTATATGAATTCGCAGCTAGATTTATAAAAATCCTGAACTTCAATTTAATGCCACCGTCCACTTTTGTTTCAGATTAAACTGAACACGCTTTCGCTTATAATAGAATCGAAAAAAAGTACTTTGAGATTCACATCCAGAGAACTCgatataattattttgtttttacGCGTTAATTTCAAAGAGAAATTAGAATTCGTGCCGGTGATAAAAAAGGTAAGATTTTTTATAAACGCAACGAGAACTTTTCAATCACGAATCGTTATCTGTTTCGTAGGCTCTGAAACGTATGAAAGACAGTTTAGCTGTCATGAGGCGACAGTGTAGTCAAGAAGAAAAACTGAGAATTCGTTATCAAAAAAATTGCAATCCGTTGGAAATAAAGCAAGAAACGTTGGATCATTCTTTTCAAATATCCAGAGAAATTGAAAGGGATATAAATAAGTATTGCGATACTTTTCAATCTCTATGCAATATGTGTATATGTGGCCCCGATGCTACATATTGTCGTAGACGATCTTCTTTGCAAATATTACTTCTGATGAAGGATTTGTTAGATAATGAATTCAAACGTATTACCTGGAAGACTCAGCAAGTGAAAACGTTGTTCGATCTGATGCTGTTAGACACGTATGAAACTAACAAAGAAATGGCGTTTAACTTAATAAAGTCAATGGAACCAAGGTTGTTACAATTAGATGATGCAAATAACGTGAACAATATTATTACAGTTGCTATTGAGTTAGGTAACAGTATCAGACCTATTGACAGTATAACAGCTGCATACATGTTCAAAGTAAGCATGTTATCGCCTGTTATACAGAACGTACACAAATTTCAATCAAGTTTTATAAACGTAATATTGCAACTAGTATTGATTCTATTAAACAAATTAAAGGAATCTTTGATTCTTGCAAGGGAAAATATAGTATTGACGGTCACGAAACATTCTTTGTACGGCTACCTTTTTTGTATTCGAAATTTATTACAAGAATGTGATTTTAAAAAAgtagaacaaaaattagtttgGCAGGATGCTATATCAGAGctaatatatgtatgttttgaaCTTAGTCGTGCAGTTTCTTTGATAGTTAACAATTCTTCGCCCGAAGGGCATTTACCGATGGACCTAAATTTACAAACAGTTCGCGCAATATGTGGCGCGTCGCCTGAAAAGGAAGTAGTAACCCCACAAATGGTGCTCCTCTGTTCTTGGCGTACCGTGAAAGAAGTCAGTTTGTTATTTGGCTTTCTAGCCACTAAAGTACCGATACGCGAAGACGATTCTTCCATAGAACTTTTAAACGAGGAGCAAGTAAACTATCATGATTTATattcacgataaaaaaaaaagactatcTTCTTAATGGTGAATAAGTTAGGCTCATATTTTAATAGATTATCAAAATAGGAGAACACTTGGTTACCTTGCTTACCGAAACAAAGCATAGAGGGGCATTCGAACAGGCACACGTAGGTTTTAGTCAGCTCTGTTCTCGTCTTTGGCGTTTGAATAACAGCTTGAGCCAATTGCCCAAAATGTGGTTGCACCAGATACTGATTGCAATCACGGGAATCAAAGAAGAGAATTCGAAATTGTGCGCGACACGGAGAAGCGCTGGTGTACCATTTATGATACAAGTATGCAAGATTAAATTCTATTTCGATCTGATGCTTTTACGTGTTTATTTACTAAATGCGAAACATACAAATTTTACTCAATAGGCTTTACTATCTACAGAGCCTCgccaatacaaaaatataaagacGACCACTTTCGATTCTGTGATGAAAATTTTGTTAGGATTCACGCAATTGGAAAATGTAAATCCGTGGAAGAAGATAAAGACATTGATGTACACGGAATCGGTGTTTTCAGAATATGAAAATACATTTGAATCCATACAGTACGATACTGATCATTGCATAGATGGAAATAGTATTCAAGTCACGGAGATCAAAACTCACGCTTTGAATATTCTAAGGGCAATTTTCAGACATTCTCATCTTgcagaaatagtaaataattacGTAGCAGATGGTTTGATAGCGGCATTTAAAAGTTACGATGCTTTAACGTGGGCGGTGAGGAAATTTTAGAACATTGGTAATTTCACACTCTAGTtataagtaaaataaaatataacaatttttaCAGGAACGAAATGCGGCAACGTTACTTTTCAGTGCCCTTATTATTCGAATCTTCGGTGTTCAAAGGACAAAGGATCATATCGATCTCACCAACGATAACAAaatgaattataatttattttttgaaaaGTATCCCCGCTTGTTGCCCTTCATTTTAGATGAATTGCAAACATTTGCAACGGCGAATGATACTATTATAAAATCGAACGTGCAATCGATTCTATTATTGTTATCGCGATTATATCATAGCCATAGTTCTGGATCTACCGATACCCAGTGGAAGGTAATTATGAATTATTTAGTAATGGCATTGTTTAATAGTAAAACCAGTACGCGTATTTCAGATGAATGAGCTCATTACATTAGTTATGCAATGTGCTAAAAGCGAAGTATACGAAACACGTAAACTAGCGGCAAGGGCGCTTGTTGCATTATTAACTGAACACTCTGTGGAAAATGTTTTGGTAAAAATAatggaaaatataatatctgcGGAGAAAACTTGTTCGTCTTTAAATTTAATGCATGGTTACATGTTACAGGTGTGTACACAGTGCGTAAATTTCATCCACTTCAAATGATTAGAAAACTTGGAATATTTACTCTTGTTACCTTTTCAGATCATTGAAATACTAAAACGTTGTAGCCGTGAACATTTTCAATCGTTTAATGTAGATTGGGGCAGATTTTTCGAAAGAACAATTTGGATCTTAGAAAATTTGGAACGTGTAAATTCTAAACCTTCGTGTTTTTTATTGGCTAcggtatatataaatatttgtaataaagTGTGTAAAGTGAATGAAACGTATCTAAAGCGAGACGTATCAGTGTTGTCTATGTTGAAATCGCATTTAGTagaatacgaaaaattaaaAGGAGGACCTGCgcgagaaaattataaaatctcTGTTATTAAATTTATACGATCTATAATAAAAGAAACCCATCCAATTCGACAGTCTATACTAGTTAGTATATACGTACAT
The window above is part of the Colletes latitarsis isolate SP2378_abdomen chromosome 2, iyColLati1, whole genome shotgun sequence genome. Proteins encoded here:
- the LOC143345861 gene encoding uncharacterized protein LOC143345861; this translates as MENEQRHYELRSGSRSRSQTPLVLGRALIEPETLEHHYDLRNRSRERSHTPAESTSSRRSGSRSLPSSSSKTYEHTIDTIIEKDEEADRTRSYVESQSKRPENPTRKMERRCERQKVKRDIFTNGQNEKDNSFNRKIETRYKSSSPRRTVTSDYSSEEEKREDVPKRPTTAHEIYKQAGDWWNVFPKTDYTYSEKSHCRYEIAPGVLAMPNMSRRSIHSDSDTSNRLSQELSESGVYVSTSNEEDKETNAQSRKTEVMDESSVLPSELHASNLNTRSRHQYTKKHVEQYHSHREVVYTVPRSSTNSGPRQLMHSATPLKHTDSRKYGVTTSIDSDTELEDAVSISSKYNEGRKITQYFLSFVATIVYGFNKVLEFLKLKTVRRREYRATYEYQRYEPAKYKIWWQRVDRCLQYVYLFMVKVFCFDSWLLSRFSSIRRWTQQRSPLILWIALLPLLLLTGSWCLPYLSTSFLPTKIVTRQSEKASDLFAADKLQSLGEEYFEKEGDFTSIAEKLNSRINSLEHRTIDHTNRLLNISRTLEKLKESDFVWSEYNNKVVLLEKNLEGHAFGDTHAHEIEAIKLQLKTLKELYSELKSCCNTHVSVINNDDLEKRIETIVNKKTINVIKNSMVAGDVKDPKTLQDESWEGNDNVVTIERMQEIVRNALRIYDADKTGRVDYALETAGGQIISTRCTQKYDIKTRAFKVLAFTLYHENNNPRTVIQGNPIQPGACWAFQGFPGYLLIKLRSFIYVTGFTVEHAPKSILPNGEMRSAPRKFNVWGFVDENDAEPVMFGDYEFAATDDSLQYFPVQNTTIEKPYEYVELRVHSNHGQLEYTCLYRFRVHGKQV
- the Thada gene encoding thyroid adenoma-associated protein homolog isoform X1; translation: MFAQMEIKQQLKELLTLKRSGELDADNKFLNPKDECSWRDSVTYDCLERYVQHHDDEIKLNTLSLIIESKKSTLRFTSRELDIIILFLRVNFKEKLEFVPVIKKALKRMKDSLAVMRRQCSQEEKLRIRYQKNCNPLEIKQETLDHSFQISREIERDINKYCDTFQSLCNMCICGPDATYCRRRSSLQILLLMKDLLDNEFKRITWKTQQVKTLFDLMLLDTYETNKEMAFNLIKSMEPRLLQLDDANNVNNIITVAIELGNSIRPIDSITAAYMFKVSMLSPVIQNVHKFQSSFINVILQLVLILLNKLKESLILARENIVLTVTKHSLYGYLFCIRNLLQECDFKKVEQKLVWQDAISELIYVCFELSRAVSLIVNNSSPEGHLPMDLNLQTVRAICGASPEKEVVTPQMVLLCSWRTVKEVSLLFGFLATKVPIREDDSSIELLNEEQIIKIGEHLVTLLTETKHRGAFEQAHVGFSQLCSRLWRLNNSLSQLPKMWLHQILIAITGIKEENSKLCATRRSAGVPFMIQALLSTEPRQYKNIKTTTFDSVMKILLGFTQLENVNPWKKIKTLMYTESVFSEYENTFESIQYDTDHCIDGNSIQVTEIKTHALNILRAIFRHSHLAEIVNNYVADGLIAAFKSYDALTWAERNAATLLFSALIIRIFGVQRTKDHIDLTNDNKMNYNLFFEKYPRLLPFILDELQTFATANDTIIKSNVQSILLLLSRLYHSHSSGSTDTQWKMNELITLVMQCAKSEVYETRKLAARALVALLTEHSVENVLVKIMENIISAEKTCSSLNLMHGYMLQIIEILKRCSREHFQSFNVDWGRFFERTIWILENLERVNSKPSCFLLATVYINICNKVCKVNETYLKRDVSVLSMLKSHLVEYEKLKGGPARENYKISVIKFIRSIIKETHPIRQSILVSIYVHSLRCSETQIFAWSTIMDVINEITDTDKTMLLLDNAIDIIRNSIQDLYRYNPDLQDAMFNFLYNSLVYLNQFELSSCTKTMGICKFVLNEVRLNDNKSSYCERDNYLRLLGKSFVTLTSLNDVAEEICLECTNDVYDNFCDNFWIASLNTEFRASVFRVMQNLFLMCYERDEYRYVQIQWWTTVLQLLLDNNSDVRHETCMLIDHIPINCSLSNDNYEFLYTNMLLEKFYQCIHKKDPELFCIVLFYWGISLLDDTDYKMDETDVFNKCTNYDFYEPVEMSRVCAKFLLEHMNDSVDNVLSDDIIEWINFRLNVEISKSLSFRMYVKNYESYLPSLENELCDILDPTYKSKLLQVLAYEQYKEILL
- the Thada gene encoding thyroid adenoma-associated protein homolog isoform X2: MEIKQQLKELLTLKRSGELDADNKFLNPKDECSWRDSVTYDCLERYVQHHDDEIKLNTLSLIIESKKSTLRFTSRELDIIILFLRVNFKEKLEFVPVIKKALKRMKDSLAVMRRQCSQEEKLRIRYQKNCNPLEIKQETLDHSFQISREIERDINKYCDTFQSLCNMCICGPDATYCRRRSSLQILLLMKDLLDNEFKRITWKTQQVKTLFDLMLLDTYETNKEMAFNLIKSMEPRLLQLDDANNVNNIITVAIELGNSIRPIDSITAAYMFKVSMLSPVIQNVHKFQSSFINVILQLVLILLNKLKESLILARENIVLTVTKHSLYGYLFCIRNLLQECDFKKVEQKLVWQDAISELIYVCFELSRAVSLIVNNSSPEGHLPMDLNLQTVRAICGASPEKEVVTPQMVLLCSWRTVKEVSLLFGFLATKVPIREDDSSIELLNEEQIIKIGEHLVTLLTETKHRGAFEQAHVGFSQLCSRLWRLNNSLSQLPKMWLHQILIAITGIKEENSKLCATRRSAGVPFMIQALLSTEPRQYKNIKTTTFDSVMKILLGFTQLENVNPWKKIKTLMYTESVFSEYENTFESIQYDTDHCIDGNSIQVTEIKTHALNILRAIFRHSHLAEIVNNYVADGLIAAFKSYDALTWAERNAATLLFSALIIRIFGVQRTKDHIDLTNDNKMNYNLFFEKYPRLLPFILDELQTFATANDTIIKSNVQSILLLLSRLYHSHSSGSTDTQWKMNELITLVMQCAKSEVYETRKLAARALVALLTEHSVENVLVKIMENIISAEKTCSSLNLMHGYMLQIIEILKRCSREHFQSFNVDWGRFFERTIWILENLERVNSKPSCFLLATVYINICNKVCKVNETYLKRDVSVLSMLKSHLVEYEKLKGGPARENYKISVIKFIRSIIKETHPIRQSILVSIYVHSLRCSETQIFAWSTIMDVINEITDTDKTMLLLDNAIDIIRNSIQDLYRYNPDLQDAMFNFLYNSLVYLNQFELSSCTKTMGICKFVLNEVRLNDNKSSYCERDNYLRLLGKSFVTLTSLNDVAEEICLECTNDVYDNFCDNFWIASLNTEFRASVFRVMQNLFLMCYERDEYRYVQIQWWTTVLQLLLDNNSDVRHETCMLIDHIPINCSLSNDNYEFLYTNMLLEKFYQCIHKKDPELFCIVLFYWGISLLDDTDYKMDETDVFNKCTNYDFYEPVEMSRVCAKFLLEHMNDSVDNVLSDDIIEWINFRLNVEISKSLSFRMYVKNYESYLPSLENELCDILDPTYKSKLLQVLAYEQYKEILL